In Triticum urartu cultivar G1812 chromosome 6, Tu2.1, whole genome shotgun sequence, the following proteins share a genomic window:
- the LOC125515441 gene encoding myosin-6-like produces the protein MAAQASIAVGSQVWVEDPDEAWIDGEVLKVNGDTITVKCSNEKTVTAKASHVHAKDPEESPCGVDDMTKLAYLHEPGVLQNLKSRYDMNEIYTYTGSILIAVNPFRRLPHLYDIQMMEQYKGADFGELSPHPFAVADVAYRLMLNEGISQSILVSGESGAGKTESTKMIMRYLAYMGGKAASEGRTVEKQVLQSNPVLEAFGNAKTVRNNNSSRFGKFVEIQFDQKGRISGAAVRTYLLERSRVCQISESERNYHCFYMICAGSPEEREKYKLGDPSTFHYLNQSNCYKIDGLDESKEYLETRKAMDIIGISSEEQEAIFRIVAAILHLGNVEFAEGDDVDSSKPKNEKSMFHLRTAAELFMCDEKALEDSLCKRIIVTRDENIVKTLDAEAAKGSRDALAKTVYSRLFDWLVTKINNSIGQDPTSKCLIGVLDIYGFESFKTNSFEQFCINLTNEKLQQHFNQHVFKMEQEEYTKEEIDWSYIEFVDNQDILDLIDKKPGGIIALLDEACMLPRSTHETFAQKLYQTFKNHKRFVKPKLSRSDFTICHYAGDVTYQTELFLDKNKDYVIAEHQALLGASGCSFVSGLFPLLSDDSSKSSKFSSIGSRFKQQLQSLLETLSSTEPHYIRCVKPNSLLKPAIFENQNVLQQLRCGGVMEAIRISCAGYPTRRTFLEFIDRFGILAPDVLTGSSDEITAVRRLLEKVDLQGYQVGKTKVFLRSGQMAELDARRNEVLGRSANMIQRKVRSFLAKKSFIALRRSAVQIQTVCRGELARRVYQGLRREAASLKIQTRYRMHNARKAYTELSASALTIQSSLRGMAARKEIHFRRQTRAAIIIQTRCRQFLARLAYSRTRKAAITTQCFWRGKVARKELRKLKLAARETGALQAAKNKLEKQVEELTWRLQLEKRMRADLEESKSQENAKLQAALQEVQQQYKETKDTLVKEREAAKKVAEIAPVIKEVPVIDTELMNKLRDENDKLKTLVSSLEKKIDDTEKKYDETNKISEERLKKAMDAESKIDDLNMAMLRLQEKISNMETDEKVQRQALLSTPVRSMSEHLSIPIVPKNLENGYHEAEEPKEPQSAPPALKDYGNGDSKLRKSSAEKQQENVDALIDCVAKNLGYCEGKPVAAFTIYKCLLHWKSFEAEKTSVFDRLIQLIGSAIENEEDNDNLAYWLSNTSSLLFLLQRSLKAAGAPGTVSRKKPPQPTSLFGRMAQGLRSASFANMHVEATDVVRQVEAKYPALLFKQQLTAYVEKIYGIIRDNIKKELSSLISLCIQAPRTMKASMLRISGRSSGQTQSNHWQKIIENLDILLKILQDNHVPPVLAQKIFTQIFSYINVQLFNSLLLRRECCSFSNGEYVKAGLAELELWCAKATSEYAASSWDEIRHIRQAVGFLVIFQKFRISYDEIVHDLCPILSVQQLYRICTQYWDDKYNTQSVSSDVLSNMRVLMTEDSNNAESSSFLLDDNSSIPFSVEDITNAIQEKDFSDVKPAEELLENPAFQFLQD, from the exons ATG GCGGCTCAAGCTTCCATCGCGGTGGGATCCCAGGTTTGGGTTGAGGATCCTGACGAGGCCTGGATTGACGGGGAGGTCCTAAAGGTCAATGGAGACACGATTACGGTCAAGTGCTCCAATGAGAAAACA GTTACAGCAAAAGCATCTCATGTCCATGCTAAGGATCCCGAGGAATCACCATGTGGAGttgatgacatgacaaaacttgCGTATCTGCATGAACCTGGGGTTCTTCAAAATTTGAAGTCTAGATATGACATGAACGAAATCTAT ACGTATACTGGAAGTATTCTGATTGCTGTAAATCCTTTCCGAAGACTGCCTCATTTGTACGATATTCAGATGATGGAACAGTATAAAGGAGCAGATTTTGGTGAATTAAGCCCCCATCCTTTTGCTGTTGCAGATGTTGCATATAG GTTGATGCTAAATGAAGGAATAAGTCAGTCCATCCTTGTTAGTGGAGAAAGTGGTGCTGGTAAAACAGAAAGCACTAAAATGATCATGCGTTATCTTGCTTACATGGGTGGAAAGGCTGCCTCTGAAGGCCGAACTGTGGAGAAGCAAGTTCTTCAG TCAAATCCTGTTCTTGAAGCATTCGGAAATGCAAAGACTGTGCGAAATAACAATTCAAG TCGCTTTGGTAAATTTGTCGAGATCCAGTTTGATCAGAAGGGGAGGATATCAGGAGCTGCTGTCAGAACTTATCTTCTCGAGAGATCTCGTGTCTGTCAAATATCGGAATCAGAGAGAAATTACCATTGTTTCTACATGATTTGCGCTGGCTCACCTGAG GAACGGGAGAAATACAAATTAGGGGATCCCAGTACATTTCACTATCTTAATCAGTCCAACTGCTATAAGATTGATGGCCTCGATGAATCGAAGGAGTATCTTGAAACTAGAAAGGCCATGGATATTATCGGGATCAGTTCTGAAGAGCAG GAAGCAATTTTCCGGATTGTTGCTGCTATTCTCCACTTGGGAAATGTTGAGTTTGCAGAAGGGGATGATGTGGATTCATCGAAACCTAAAAATGAAAAATCTATGTTTCATTTAAGGACAGCTGCCGAGCTCTTCAT GTGCGATGAGAAAGCACTAGAAGATTCACTGTGTAAACGTATTATTGTGACTCGTGATGAGAACATAGTAAAAACTTTGGACGCTGAGGCTGCCAAGGGTAGTAGAGATGCACTTGCTAAGACCGTGTACTCACGATTGTTTGATTG GCTTGTGACTAAGATAAACAACTCTATTGGTCAAGATCCAACTTCAAAATGCTTAATTGGTGTGCTGGATATCTACGGGTTTGAAAGCTTCAAGACAAACAG CTTTGAGCAGTTCTGTATCAACCTGACAAATGAAAAACTGCAACAACACTTCAATCAG CATGTCTTTAAGATGGAGCAGGAAGAGTACACTAAAGAAGAAATTGACTGGAGTTACATTGAGTTTGTTGACAATCAGGATATTCTTGATCTCATCGATAAG AAACCTGGTGGAATTATTGCCCTTCTGGATGAAGCTTG TATGTTACCAAGATCGACACATGAGACATTTGCTCAGAAGTTGTACCAAACTTTCAAAAATCACAAGCGCTTTGTGAAGCCAAAATTATCTCGGTCAGACTTTACAATATGTCATTATGCCGGAGAT GTCACCTATCAAACCGAGTTATTTCTGGACAAGAACAAGGATTATGTTATTGCTGAACATCAGGCTCTCTTGGGTGCTTCAGGATGTTCGTTTGTTTCAGGCCTTTTCCCGCTTCTTTCTGATGACTCCTCAAAGTCGTCAAAGTTTTCATCGATTGGTTCCAGATTCAAG CAACAACTGCAATCTCTCTTGGAAACCTTGAGTTCAACTGAGCCCCACTATATCCGTTGTGTAAAGCCTAATAGTTTATTGAAGCCAGCAATTTTTGAGAACCAGAATGTTCTTCAGCAGCTCAGATGCGGA GGGGTTATGGAAGCAATTAGGATAAGCTGTGCTGGGTATCCAACTAGAAGAACATTCCTTGAGTTCATTGACCGTTTCGGTATTCTTGCGCCTGATGTTTTGACTGGAAG TTCTGATGAGATTACTGCTGTAAGAAGGCTCTTAGAGAAGGTAGATCTGCAAGGTTACCAG GTTGGCAAGACAAAAGTTTTTCTTCGTTCTGGTCAAATGGCTGAACTTGATGCTCGTAGAAATGAAGTGTTAGGGCGTTCAGCTAACATGATTCAGAGGAAAGTCCGCTCGTTTTTGGCCAAGAAGAGTTTCATTGCACTACGAAGATCAGCTGTACAAATTCAGACGGTTTGTCGCG GAGAGCTTGCAAGAAGAGTTTACCAGGGTCTCCGCAGAGAAGCTGCTTCTCTCAAAATCCAGACTAGATACCGCATGCATAATGCGAGAAAGGCATACACTGAACTTTCTGCTTCCGCGCTTACCATTCAATCATCGTTACGTGGGATGGCTGCACGTAAAGAGATCCACTTCAGACGTCAAACAAGAGCTGCTATCATTATCCAG ACTCGCTGCCGTCAATTCTTGGCGAGGTTGGCTTATTCAAGAACAAGAAAAGCTGCTATTACTACACAGTGCTTCTGGAGAGGAAAAGTTGCTAGGAAGGAGCTTCGAAAACTCAAATTG GCTGCACGGGAAACTGGCGCTTTGCAAGCTGCCAAAAATAAACTGGAAAAGCAAGTCGAAGAGCTTACGTGGCGCCTACAGTTGGAGAAGCGCATGCGA GCTGATCTTGAGGAATCTAAATCACAAGAGAATGCAAAGTTGCAAGCTGCCTTGCAAGAGGTGCAACAACAGTACAAGGAAACAAAAGACACACTAGTGAAGGAGAGAGAGGCGGCCAAAAAGGTCGCAGAGATAGCTCCAGTTATTAAAGAGGTTCCCGTTATAGATACAGAGCTGATGAACAAGCTTCGAGATGAAAATGATAAACTTAAG ACTCTTGTCAGTTCTCTTGAAAAGAAGATTGATGATACTGAGAAGAAATATGACGAAACAAACAAAATCAGCGAGGAAAGACTAAAGAAGGCAATGGATGCTGAGTCGAAAATTGATGATTTGAACATGGCAATGCTAAG GCTTCAAGAAAAAATATCCAACATGGAAACTGATGAGAAAGTGCAAAGACAAGCGTTGTTGAGCACGCCGGTCAGGAGCATGTCTGAGCATTTGTCGATTCCAATTGTTCCAAAG AACCTGGAGAATGGCTATCATGAGGCTGAAGAGCCAAAG GAACCCCAAAGTGCACCCCCTGCCCTTAAGGATTATGGGAATGGCGATTCAAAGTTGAGAAAATCTTCTGCTGAGAAGCAACAG GAAAATGTCGATGCACTTATTGACTGTGTAGCAAAAAATCTTGGCTACTGTGAGGGGAAGCCAGTTGCTGCTTTTACCATATATAAATGTCTACTTCACTGGAAATCTTTTGAGGCTGAGAAGACCAGTGTTTTTGACCGTCTTATTCAGTTGATAGGATCTGCAATAGAG AATGAGGAGGACAATGACAACCTTGCTTACTGGCTCTCAAATACGTCTAGCTTGCTGTTCCTTTTACAAAGAAGTCTCAAAGCTGCTGGTGCACCTGGGACTGTTTCACGAAAGAAACCTCCTCAGCCGACATCGTTGTTTGGTAGAATGGCTCAA GGCTTGCGCTCTGCATCTTTTGCCAACATGCACGTTGAAGCGACTGATGTTGTGCGCCAAGTTGAGGCCAAGTATCCTGCGTTGCTTTTCAAGCAGCAGTTGACTGCTTACGTGGAGAAGATTTATGGAATCATCCGTGATAATATTAAAAAGGAATTGTCATCTTTGATTTCTTTATGCATCCAG GCTCCAAGAACAATGAAAGCTAGCATGCTGCGAATTTCTGGAAGGTCATCTGGTCAAACTCAGAGCAACCACTGGCAGAAAATTATTGAGAACTTGGATATCCTTCTAAAAATTCTACAAGATAACCAT GTACCCCCAGTTTTGGCTCAGAAAATCTTTACCCAGATATTCTCATACATCAATGTACAGCTATTCAATAG TCTGCTCCTTCGCCGTGAGTGCTGCTCCTTCAGCAATGGAGAGTATGTCAAAGCTGGCTTAGCCGAGTTGGAATTGTGGTGTGCAAAGGCAACATCCGAG TATGCAGCATCATCATGGGATGAAATCAGGCATATCAGACAGGCTGTTGGCTTTTTG GTTATATTCCAGAAGTTCAGGATATCTTATGATGAGATAGTCCATGACCTATGTCCG ATTTTGAGTGTCCAACAGCTATACCGAATTTGTACACAGTACTGGGACGACAAGTACAATACCCAAAGCGTATCGTCAGAT GTCCTTAGTAACATGCGGGTCCTAATGACGGAGGATTCGAACAATGCAGAAAGCAGTTCATTTCTGTTGGATGATAATTCAAG CATTCCATTCTCAGTGGAGGATATCACCAACGCGATACAGGAGAAGGACTTCTCAGACGTGAAACCAGCTGAGGAGCTGCTCGAGAACCCCGCGTTCCAGTTTTTACAGGATTAG